One window of Sphingobium sp. HWE2-09 genomic DNA carries:
- a CDS encoding TonB-dependent receptor, whose protein sequence is MKIAKTGLGAASLSGIMMAALAWPSAAAAQVDMAAQEGGASGEIVVTARRRAESVQTVPIAITALTAEDLAERNINSLSDLSNSTPGVAITNISGGTLTNIYIRGQAPANTTNDLNVEANVGVFIDDIYQTSRNTIDIISVLDVGQIEIAKGPQSALFGRSTFAGAMSISTRRPANTLEGNVQATVGIDEDYRLRGSLSVPIGDKIALRVGGGYMTYDGFGKNSADPDDNLGGTKKYAFTGSLEFRPTEELTARLSGFVSHSETEMSAVSGLPLGDFNCGSLNAATGLRTMYCGELKAKKTSSITADAPDTVADARQIALNLNWAHDGVSVTSITGFTEAENRTYNDYDMTAEGTLFGVCTLGASCLTNGAYSRLQRVNLLSSNRERVRTFSQEIRLQSDNTSPFQWIVGGSYFNSRIPLAGLGIATDGSNLAPNERLVQVSQTTTPAATGVGAYDFTANPFISSSLSNSLYSTYTTASTQTMSIFGSLGYRFGDLRIGAEGRYNIDRKRAQSFSISNPLSQPGLLKGISDTSTPDAGQFPVASAHFARTFESFAPRFTVDYQAMPDMFFYATAAKGIRSGGFNTANPVSPTGILADEVSYEEETNWTYEAGVKSRLFNRALLLNASVFHVDWSNAQVSAYTLNPTTVNPTRIVRNAGNIKTTGFEVQTELTLADYFKVGGSVVYTDPKFQAGAYDASIITQCVIGTGAAATAAPGCPDVILITTPSGTRAVTSLEGKRPQRAVKLSWNLHASMDVPLSDDWKLFTRVDVNHSGDAPLNLPNTAYFGKRTLANARIAVEGSRYSIALWANNIFDKLYAANSIAQPRAGVPFAFSVPEIYQGEGRRVGLTVGAKF, encoded by the coding sequence ATGAAGATAGCAAAGACGGGCCTGGGGGCAGCGTCGCTCAGCGGTATCATGATGGCTGCGCTGGCCTGGCCGAGCGCGGCGGCAGCGCAGGTCGACATGGCGGCCCAGGAAGGCGGCGCCTCCGGTGAAATCGTCGTAACCGCGCGGCGGCGTGCGGAAAGCGTTCAGACGGTACCGATCGCGATCACGGCGTTGACTGCCGAAGATCTGGCCGAACGCAATATCAACAGCCTGAGCGATCTGTCCAATTCGACACCTGGCGTTGCTATCACCAATATTTCCGGCGGTACGCTGACCAACATCTATATTCGCGGTCAGGCGCCCGCCAATACGACCAACGATTTGAACGTCGAAGCCAATGTCGGCGTGTTCATCGACGATATCTACCAGACCAGCCGCAATACGATCGACATCATTTCGGTGCTCGACGTCGGTCAGATCGAAATCGCCAAGGGGCCGCAAAGCGCGCTGTTCGGCCGATCGACCTTTGCCGGCGCCATGTCCATTTCCACCCGTCGCCCGGCCAACACGCTGGAAGGCAATGTCCAGGCCACCGTCGGCATCGATGAGGATTATCGCCTGCGTGGTTCGCTGTCCGTGCCAATCGGCGACAAGATCGCGCTGCGCGTCGGTGGCGGTTACATGACCTATGACGGCTTCGGCAAGAATTCGGCCGATCCCGACGACAATCTGGGCGGCACCAAGAAATATGCGTTCACCGGTTCGCTGGAGTTTCGACCCACCGAAGAATTGACGGCGCGCCTGTCCGGTTTCGTATCGCATTCCGAAACGGAAATGTCGGCGGTCAGCGGTTTGCCGCTTGGCGATTTCAATTGCGGGTCGTTGAATGCCGCAACCGGTCTGCGCACCATGTATTGCGGCGAGTTGAAGGCCAAGAAGACCAGTTCGATCACCGCCGACGCGCCCGACACGGTGGCGGATGCGCGCCAAATCGCCCTGAACCTCAACTGGGCGCATGATGGCGTGTCGGTGACGAGCATCACCGGCTTTACCGAAGCGGAAAACCGCACCTATAATGATTATGACATGACAGCCGAAGGCACGTTGTTCGGCGTCTGCACGCTGGGCGCCAGTTGCCTGACGAACGGCGCCTACAGCCGCCTGCAGCGCGTCAACCTGCTCAGTTCCAATCGTGAACGGGTGCGCACGTTCAGCCAGGAAATCCGGCTTCAGTCCGACAACACGTCCCCCTTCCAGTGGATCGTCGGCGGAAGCTATTTCAATTCGCGCATCCCGCTGGCCGGCCTGGGCATCGCGACGGACGGGTCCAATCTGGCCCCGAACGAACGGCTGGTCCAGGTGAGCCAGACGACGACCCCAGCGGCCACGGGCGTCGGCGCCTATGACTTCACCGCCAACCCTTTCATCTCGTCCAGCCTGTCCAACTCGCTGTACAGCACGTACACGACGGCCAGCACCCAGACGATGTCGATCTTCGGATCGCTGGGCTATCGCTTCGGCGACCTGCGCATCGGTGCGGAAGGCCGGTATAATATCGACCGCAAACGCGCGCAGAGCTTCTCCATCTCCAACCCGCTGAGCCAGCCGGGCCTGCTCAAGGGCATTTCGGACACGTCCACGCCGGACGCCGGGCAGTTTCCGGTCGCCAGCGCGCATTTCGCCCGGACGTTCGAGAGCTTCGCTCCGCGCTTCACGGTGGATTATCAGGCTATGCCGGACATGTTCTTCTACGCGACGGCGGCCAAGGGCATCCGTTCGGGCGGGTTCAACACGGCCAATCCTGTCAGCCCCACGGGCATCCTGGCCGACGAAGTCTCCTATGAGGAGGAAACCAACTGGACCTATGAAGCGGGCGTCAAGAGCCGCCTCTTCAACCGTGCGCTGCTGTTGAACGCATCGGTATTCCATGTCGATTGGTCCAATGCGCAGGTGTCCGCCTACACGCTCAATCCCACGACGGTGAACCCGACGCGGATCGTGCGCAATGCAGGCAATATCAAGACCACCGGTTTCGAAGTGCAAACCGAACTGACGCTGGCCGATTATTTCAAGGTCGGCGGTAGCGTGGTCTATACCGACCCCAAGTTCCAGGCAGGCGCCTATGATGCATCGATCATCACCCAATGCGTCATCGGCACCGGCGCTGCCGCGACGGCGGCGCCCGGTTGCCCCGATGTCATCCTGATCACGACGCCGAGCGGCACGCGTGCGGTGACGTCGCTAGAGGGCAAGCGGCCGCAGCGCGCGGTCAAGCTGTCGTGGAACCTCCACGCCAGCATGGACGTGCCGCTGTCGGACGATTGGAAGTTGTTCACGCGCGTGGACGTCAACCATAGCGGCGACGCGCCGTTGAACCTGCCCAACACCGCCTATTTCGGCAAGCGCACGCTCGCCAATGCGCGGATCGCGGTGGAAGGCAGCCGGTACAGCATCGCGCTGTGGGCCAACAACATCTTCGACAAACTCTATGCGGCCAATTCGATCGCACAGCCGCGCGCGGGCGTGCCCTTCGCATTCAGCGTGCCGGAAATCTACCAGGGTGAAGGTCGCCGGGTCGGGCTTACGGTCGGCGCGAAATTCTGA
- a CDS encoding PDZ domain-containing protein, whose product MIWSSRSFYAAALALASVPPLLSARIAGPPSTPVVVADGIGLTLGEDGGRRIVVTSLRSGGPADHGGIAVGDRLERVAGHPVAGLNAMRRTIHAHRPCAMTLTLNRDGISYDARIWQCKGRAGTGVRRASAR is encoded by the coding sequence ATGATCTGGTCTTCCCGTTCCTTTTACGCGGCAGCGTTGGCGTTGGCATCCGTGCCGCCGCTATTGTCGGCGCGGATCGCCGGGCCGCCATCGACCCCGGTCGTCGTTGCCGACGGCATCGGGCTGACGCTGGGCGAGGATGGGGGACGGCGGATCGTCGTCACCAGCCTGCGCAGCGGCGGGCCGGCCGATCATGGCGGCATCGCGGTGGGGGACAGGCTGGAGCGCGTGGCTGGTCATCCGGTGGCTGGGTTGAATGCGATGCGCCGCACGATCCATGCGCACCGCCCCTGTGCAATGACGCTGACATTGAACCGCGACGGTATTTCCTATGACGCCAGAATCTGGCAGTGCAAGGGACGCGCCGGGACCGGTGTGAGACGGGCCAGCGCCCGATAG
- a CDS encoding flavin monoamine oxidase family protein has protein sequence MGLTRRDFGMGAAALGVTLMAERASAKVGRPKDVDVIILGAGMSGLNAAWLLEQQGLKVLLLEGRERVGGRVFTLMDQPGYPEMGFNSMGEGYGRGIDAAKRAGVELENVAPRFYVGPPQELYLDGKRITQEDWATASINPFPDRLKGSMPWEVVNKMVSDHNRLADFNLWNDPSNAGLDISLYNFLKAQGLSDAAIQLATVSPYYGTSGYDVSALMLEYNDGFIKGQMAVGPRSLAVKGGNIKLPKGMATLLKGDILFGKEVVAIDNLADKAEVRCADGSVYAAPRVICSLPFSTLRNVAIRPGLNGPQAMAVAELKYQPISIAFLTVTEPFWDQDGLSPAMWTDDPMGVVMPQRFGVHPKQITGLMIQARGHLAQYWDRLGKEGALAFAVRRLETLRPAAKGKVKGAYLHSWTAERFNMGDISYFGPGQIAAFAPTIAKPAGRLHFCGEHTAVNARGLEGALELSERVAIEILSL, from the coding sequence GTGGGTCTGACACGGCGCGATTTCGGCATGGGGGCAGCGGCGCTGGGCGTGACGCTGATGGCGGAGCGGGCCAGCGCAAAGGTGGGCAGGCCCAAGGACGTCGATGTCATTATCCTTGGCGCGGGCATGTCGGGCCTGAACGCAGCCTGGTTGCTCGAACAGCAGGGATTGAAAGTTCTGTTACTCGAAGGGCGCGAACGGGTTGGCGGGCGCGTGTTCACGCTGATGGATCAGCCTGGTTATCCCGAAATGGGTTTCAACTCGATGGGCGAAGGCTATGGCCGCGGCATCGATGCGGCGAAGCGGGCCGGGGTGGAACTGGAAAATGTCGCGCCACGCTTTTACGTCGGGCCGCCCCAGGAACTCTATCTGGATGGCAAGCGCATCACGCAGGAGGACTGGGCGACGGCGTCGATCAATCCTTTCCCCGATCGACTGAAAGGATCGATGCCGTGGGAAGTGGTCAACAAGATGGTGTCAGACCATAACCGACTGGCCGATTTCAACCTGTGGAACGACCCGTCGAACGCCGGACTGGACATCTCGCTCTATAATTTTCTCAAAGCGCAGGGACTAAGCGACGCAGCGATCCAGCTTGCGACGGTGTCGCCCTATTACGGCACGTCGGGCTATGATGTGTCGGCGCTGATGCTCGAATATAATGACGGGTTCATCAAGGGGCAGATGGCGGTGGGACCGCGATCGCTGGCGGTGAAGGGCGGCAATATCAAGCTGCCAAAGGGCATGGCGACACTGCTGAAAGGCGACATCCTGTTTGGCAAGGAAGTCGTCGCAATCGATAATCTGGCGGACAAGGCCGAAGTGCGTTGCGCGGACGGATCCGTCTATGCCGCCCCGCGCGTGATTTGTTCGCTGCCCTTTTCGACATTGCGCAATGTCGCCATCCGTCCAGGCCTGAACGGTCCGCAGGCGATGGCGGTCGCCGAGTTGAAATATCAGCCGATCAGCATCGCTTTCCTGACCGTCACCGAACCCTTTTGGGACCAGGATGGCCTGTCACCGGCGATGTGGACCGACGACCCCATGGGCGTCGTGATGCCGCAGCGTTTCGGGGTCCACCCCAAACAGATTACGGGCCTGATGATCCAGGCGCGGGGGCATCTGGCGCAATATTGGGACCGGTTGGGCAAGGAAGGGGCGCTCGCCTTTGCGGTCCGGCGGCTCGAAACCCTGCGCCCTGCTGCCAAAGGCAAGGTCAAGGGCGCCTATCTCCACAGCTGGACGGCGGAGCGGTTCAATATGGGCGATATTTCCTATTTCGGTCCCGGCCAGATCGCAGCCTTTGCCCCGACCATCGCCAAGCCAGCGGGGCGATTGCATTTTTGCGGTGAACATACTGCCGTCAACGCGCGCGGACTGGAAGGCGCGCTTGAATTGTCCGAGCGGGTTGCGATCGAGATTCTTTCGCTATGA
- a CDS encoding AcvB/VirJ family lysyl-phosphatidylglycerol hydrolase has translation MRRIIRSIIVLFVGGWLILTGVTAPVLASGRRVAAQSVTISSYYLAPFGGIRVYRPGGAPRANVIFLSGDGGWNGSIAAMAGRLAQRGILVAGISTPTFMRSLQRGHNRCINPNYPLVALSRDVQHRTGVRAYMQPVIMGYSAGATVAYASLSQWADGAYRGVISLGFSADIPGIKPWCRAPGFAARPIATPSRGWLFAPNRRITVPWIVLQGARDTVVDFTTARRFAAAIPHARFIALPDADHASLNAPQMTPRLIATLAPMLNKAPSAVAGTGLPTDLPLTIVPPTGPARNDVMAVFYSGDGGWTGLVRDVAGQLAAKGVPVVGVDSLSYFWSQRTPAQAGQDMRRIITAYGTAWHRPRVMLIGYSFGADTLPAMVGTLDPATRAHIASLSLLGLSPTADFQFHLSSWLNLDSAQALPTIPAILRLRDMDIRCIQGAQESDSACPTIPNGVATTIMVPGGHHFARNAALLADLIARPATKTGGKQIALASLPRTGATG, from the coding sequence ATGCGCAGGATCATTCGGAGTATCATCGTCCTATTCGTCGGCGGCTGGCTGATCCTGACCGGCGTCACCGCGCCGGTGCTGGCGTCGGGACGAAGGGTCGCCGCGCAGAGTGTCACGATCAGTTCCTACTATCTGGCCCCCTTCGGCGGCATCAGGGTCTATCGTCCAGGCGGCGCCCCGCGCGCGAATGTGATTTTTCTGTCGGGCGACGGCGGCTGGAACGGCAGCATCGCCGCCATGGCGGGTCGCCTGGCGCAGCGTGGCATATTGGTGGCCGGCATTTCCACACCCACCTTCATGCGGTCGCTGCAAAGAGGGCATAATCGCTGCATCAATCCCAACTATCCGTTGGTCGCATTGTCGCGGGACGTGCAACATCGCACGGGCGTGCGCGCCTATATGCAGCCGGTCATCATGGGCTATTCGGCAGGCGCGACGGTCGCCTATGCCAGCCTGTCGCAATGGGCAGACGGCGCCTATCGCGGCGTCATATCTCTTGGGTTCAGTGCCGATATTCCCGGCATCAAGCCGTGGTGCCGTGCGCCCGGCTTTGCCGCCCGGCCGATCGCCACGCCGTCGCGGGGATGGCTGTTCGCACCGAACCGCCGGATCACCGTCCCCTGGATCGTCCTGCAGGGCGCGCGCGACACGGTGGTCGATTTCACCACCGCGCGCCGTTTCGCAGCCGCCATCCCCCATGCCCGTTTCATCGCGCTGCCCGATGCCGACCATGCGTCCCTCAACGCCCCGCAGATGACGCCACGCCTGATAGCGACGCTGGCGCCGATGCTGAACAAGGCGCCATCGGCCGTAGCGGGCACCGGCTTGCCGACCGACCTGCCGCTGACGATCGTTCCACCGACCGGCCCGGCCCGCAACGATGTCATGGCGGTCTTCTATTCCGGTGATGGCGGCTGGACGGGGCTGGTCCGCGATGTCGCCGGACAATTGGCGGCCAAAGGCGTGCCCGTCGTGGGCGTCGACAGCCTGTCCTACTTCTGGAGCCAGCGGACGCCTGCGCAGGCGGGGCAGGATATGCGCCGCATCATCACGGCCTACGGCACCGCCTGGCATCGCCCACGGGTCATGCTGATCGGCTACAGCTTTGGCGCCGATACGCTGCCCGCCATGGTCGGCACCCTCGATCCGGCGACCAGGGCGCATATCGCCAGCCTGTCGCTGCTGGGCCTCAGCCCGACGGCCGATTTCCAGTTCCATCTCAGCAGTTGGCTCAACCTGGATTCCGCGCAGGCCTTGCCGACGATCCCCGCGATCCTGCGCCTGCGGGACATGGACATACGGTGCATCCAGGGCGCACAGGAAAGCGACAGCGCTTGTCCGACCATCCCGAACGGTGTCGCAACGACGATCATGGTGCCGGGCGGCCATCACTTCGCCCGCAACGCCGCCTTGCTCGCTGACCTTATCGCCCGGCCTGCGACGAAGACGGGCGGCAAGCAGATAGCGCTCGCGTCCTTGCCGCGCACAGGCGCAACCGGCTAA
- a CDS encoding response regulator transcription factor: MGRKILLVEDDRTTAEFILKGLAEHGHVGDHADNGRDGLFMATDGGYDAIILDRMLPGMDGLAVLGALRAGGIETPVILLSALGSVDDRVTGLTAGSDDYLVKPFAFAELLARLELLMRRRGSGTSVETILTCDTLRMDLLKRDVRRGGRAIDLQPREFRLLEYLMRHAGQVVTRTMLLEGVWDYHFDPGTNVIDVHISRLRRKIDGEGDVVLIQTVRGAGYRLGA, translated from the coding sequence ATGGGGCGGAAGATATTGCTGGTCGAGGATGACCGGACCACCGCCGAGTTCATCCTGAAGGGGTTGGCCGAACATGGGCATGTCGGCGACCATGCGGACAATGGCCGCGATGGATTGTTCATGGCGACGGACGGCGGCTATGACGCGATCATTCTGGACCGGATGCTGCCGGGCATGGACGGGCTGGCAGTGCTGGGCGCGTTACGCGCCGGGGGCATCGAAACGCCGGTGATCCTGTTGTCCGCGCTTGGCTCGGTCGATGATCGGGTGACGGGCCTGACCGCCGGATCGGACGATTATCTGGTCAAGCCGTTCGCCTTTGCCGAACTGCTCGCCCGGCTGGAATTGTTGATGCGGCGGCGGGGCAGCGGCACCAGCGTGGAAACGATATTGACGTGCGACACGCTGCGCATGGACCTGTTGAAGCGCGATGTGCGCCGGGGCGGCCGCGCCATCGACCTGCAACCGCGTGAATTTCGCCTGCTGGAATATCTGATGCGCCATGCAGGCCAGGTGGTGACCCGCACGATGTTGCTGGAAGGCGTGTGGGATTATCATTTCGATCCCGGCACCAATGTCATCGACGTGCATATCAGCCGCCTGCGTCGCAAGATCGATGGCGAGGGCGACGTCGTGCTGATCCAGACCGTGCGCGGCGCGGGCTATCGGTTGGGCGCATGA
- a CDS encoding DUF3089 domain-containing protein produces the protein MRALLILAAFVATPCHAQAGTFDATPPPPAPDYAQPLNWAARPDAPSAAATVPTGATPAVKHAAAAVFYVHPTTFRHDVQWNQDVADAATNRWTDASVIARQASIFNGCCDVYAPRYRQAVARSVGALDGEGGKAFALAYSDVERAFDAFLIAIGDKPFILAGHSQGGAHIATLLARRIDGTPLSNRMIAAYAIGYNLSDGDFGKTYRSLKTCDRPTQTGCVVGWNTVTRDADRAMLGGLMTQRYVTLHGDDAGKALLCINPLTFDRSKPAAPRSASRGAVPGAADASPVAPLRKGLVAAECHDGFLVVDADPALDMKPLPGGSMHFHDMGLFYADIRANAVARVKAYLRTHR, from the coding sequence ATGCGCGCCTTGCTCATTCTGGCGGCCTTCGTCGCCACCCCCTGTCATGCGCAGGCCGGGACGTTCGATGCGACACCGCCGCCGCCCGCTCCGGACTATGCGCAGCCGCTCAACTGGGCAGCGCGTCCCGATGCGCCGAGTGCCGCCGCCACCGTGCCGACTGGCGCAACGCCTGCCGTCAAGCATGCCGCTGCGGCGGTTTTCTACGTGCATCCCACGACATTCCGTCACGATGTTCAGTGGAATCAGGACGTTGCGGATGCCGCCACCAACCGCTGGACCGACGCCAGCGTCATCGCGCGTCAAGCCTCCATTTTCAACGGCTGCTGCGACGTCTATGCGCCACGGTATCGGCAGGCCGTCGCCCGATCGGTCGGCGCATTGGATGGCGAAGGGGGCAAGGCCTTTGCCCTGGCCTATTCAGACGTCGAACGGGCGTTCGATGCGTTTCTGATCGCGATCGGGGACAAGCCGTTCATCCTGGCGGGGCATAGTCAGGGTGGCGCGCATATCGCGACGCTGCTGGCCAGACGCATCGACGGCACCCCGCTGTCAAATCGGATGATCGCGGCCTATGCCATCGGCTATAATCTGTCCGATGGTGATTTCGGCAAGACCTACCGCAGCCTGAAGACCTGCGATCGTCCCACCCAGACGGGTTGCGTCGTGGGATGGAACACGGTCACGCGCGATGCCGACCGGGCGATGCTGGGCGGCTTGATGACGCAGCGCTACGTCACATTGCATGGCGACGATGCGGGCAAGGCTTTGTTGTGCATCAACCCGCTGACGTTCGATCGCAGCAAGCCCGCCGCGCCCAGGTCAGCCAGCCGTGGCGCGGTGCCGGGGGCAGCGGATGCGTCCCCGGTCGCCCCATTGCGCAAGGGGCTGGTCGCTGCCGAATGCCATGACGGTTTCCTGGTGGTGGACGCCGATCCTGCGCTGGACATGAAGCCGCTGCCCGGCGGCAGTATGCATTTTCATGACATGGGCCTGTTCTATGCGGACATCCGCGCCAACGCCGTAGCGCGGGTCAAGGCCTATCTGCGCACGCATCGGTAA
- a CDS encoding DUF1838 family protein, whose amino-acid sequence MLFDSIQNAVSRRGALGGLIGLGTAAGMAPALSAQAAQASANPNIRPLDIMDPRDNLYGFAKLWGTIGPKAVKSGYYGVQYAIVGSKRAMPVFGYYGFGNNRNIIQPDGSVKVLGKECGYFTDLATGEIIDHWDNPWTGERVEVFPFLNDRWRGTLGLEQKVFKVGDGETVNNDMGKGASAKGAPFRLPWNRVGDQYLLGWDYAHEYTNPVTPEGWPKASSGVRANPSEHFVVFTPTDEIDDRSLPSARFHAGFTRQGPWWPWMKMGQSGVQGVLMGRMFSYKITGTVEDIPKVVLKRIERDRPDLLEEPTDGPDEGVRGTLEAYAEDVPPETRGYVSPLAQQRQKALEAAKK is encoded by the coding sequence ATGCTGTTCGATTCGATCCAGAATGCGGTGTCCAGGCGCGGGGCGCTGGGCGGCCTGATCGGCCTAGGAACCGCGGCCGGAATGGCCCCTGCTCTTTCGGCGCAAGCAGCGCAGGCCAGCGCCAACCCGAATATCCGTCCGCTCGACATCATGGACCCGCGCGACAATCTCTACGGCTTTGCCAAGCTGTGGGGGACGATCGGACCCAAGGCGGTGAAGTCGGGCTATTATGGCGTGCAATATGCGATCGTCGGGTCGAAGCGGGCGATGCCGGTGTTCGGCTATTATGGCTTCGGCAACAACCGCAATATCATCCAGCCCGATGGTTCGGTTAAGGTGCTGGGCAAGGAATGCGGCTATTTCACGGATCTGGCGACTGGCGAGATCATCGACCATTGGGACAATCCCTGGACCGGCGAAAGGGTCGAAGTCTTTCCGTTTCTCAATGACCGTTGGCGCGGCACATTGGGGCTGGAGCAGAAAGTCTTCAAGGTCGGCGATGGCGAGACTGTCAACAACGACATGGGCAAGGGCGCCAGCGCCAAGGGCGCGCCGTTCCGGCTGCCCTGGAACCGGGTTGGCGACCAATATCTGCTGGGCTGGGACTATGCGCATGAATATACCAACCCGGTAACACCCGAAGGCTGGCCCAAGGCGTCGAGCGGCGTGCGCGCCAATCCGTCCGAACATTTCGTGGTGTTCACGCCGACGGACGAGATTGACGATCGATCGCTGCCGTCGGCGCGTTTCCATGCAGGCTTCACCCGGCAGGGACCATGGTGGCCGTGGATGAAGATGGGCCAGAGCGGCGTGCAAGGCGTGCTTATGGGCCGGATGTTTAGCTACAAGATCACCGGCACGGTAGAAGACATCCCCAAGGTGGTGTTGAAGCGTATCGAGCGCGATCGGCCCGACCTGCTGGAAGAGCCGACCGATGGGCCGGACGAAGGCGTGCGCGGTACGCTGGAAGCCTATGCCGAGGACGTGCCGCCCGAAACGCGGGGCTATGTCTCGCCCTTGGCACAGCAGCGGCAAAAGGCGCTGGAGGCAGCGAAGAAATAA
- a CDS encoding DUF2147 domain-containing protein, with protein MRFLALLSIAACALTPHAAMADVPIEGNWMNPHGSVMVTTGACRGGLCGWVRWADDQALADAADAGVAHLVGTELLQDYHARGPGQWEGRVYVPDMGRSFSSVIRQIDPNRLKISGCLLGTWMCKSQIWTRHQAG; from the coding sequence ATGCGTTTCCTGGCCCTGCTGTCGATCGCCGCCTGCGCGCTGACACCCCATGCCGCGATGGCCGATGTGCCGATCGAAGGCAACTGGATGAACCCGCATGGCTCGGTCATGGTGACGACCGGCGCGTGCCGGGGCGGCCTGTGCGGCTGGGTCCGCTGGGCCGATGACCAGGCGCTGGCCGACGCCGCCGACGCAGGCGTCGCCCATCTGGTCGGCACCGAATTGCTCCAGGATTATCATGCGCGCGGCCCCGGCCAGTGGGAAGGGCGCGTCTATGTGCCCGACATGGGTCGCAGCTTTTCGTCCGTCATTCGTCAGATCGATCCCAATAGATTGAAGATATCCGGTTGCCTGCTGGGCACGTGGATGTGCAAAAGCCAGATATGGACACGCCATCAGGCAGGATGA
- a CDS encoding AcvB/VirJ family lysyl-phosphatidylglycerol hydrolase gives MKRIGAGRAIAAIMVCLLAAMIVHFVRIGYLGDDLFTPLRPPAYRAEPGGTVAILWSGDMGFNVGMGPRVAAKLVDDGVPVVGVNSLNYFRTTRRPIEATALLEHALTQARLINPQAHILLIGQSYGADMLHVALAHLPIADRRAIGMVALVVPGATVEYRASPAEIFTFAMAESDALPTARQLVWTPALCIYGQEETDSLCPLLHQPNVRSIALPGGHRLNRDVDAVYGALHAAMQRVHLLAGR, from the coding sequence ATGAAACGGATAGGGGCAGGGCGGGCGATAGCGGCCATCATGGTCTGCCTGTTGGCGGCGATGATCGTGCATTTCGTGCGTATCGGCTATCTGGGCGACGATCTGTTCACGCCGCTGCGTCCGCCCGCCTATCGCGCAGAGCCGGGCGGGACGGTGGCGATCCTCTGGTCGGGCGACATGGGCTTCAACGTCGGGATGGGGCCACGCGTCGCGGCCAAGCTGGTCGACGACGGCGTTCCCGTGGTCGGCGTCAATTCGCTCAACTATTTCCGCACGACCCGGCGTCCGATAGAGGCGACCGCGCTGCTGGAACATGCGCTGACGCAGGCCCGCCTCATCAATCCGCAGGCGCATATCCTGCTGATCGGCCAATCCTATGGCGCGGACATGCTGCACGTGGCACTCGCTCATCTGCCGATTGCGGATCGGCGGGCGATTGGGATGGTCGCGCTCGTTGTGCCGGGCGCAACGGTCGAATATCGTGCGTCCCCGGCGGAAATCTTCACCTTCGCCATGGCCGAGTCGGACGCCCTGCCGACCGCGCGGCAACTGGTCTGGACCCCGGCCTTGTGCATTTACGGGCAGGAGGAAACGGACAGCCTGTGTCCCTTGCTGCACCAGCCCAATGTGCGATCGATCGCGCTGCCGGGCGGGCACCGCCTGAACCGCGATGTGGATGCGGTCTATGGCGCGCTCCACGCCGCCATGCAGCGCGTCCATCTGCTGGCGGGACGCTGA